The DNA sequence TCAGCCATTCAATGCCGCAGAAGTGCATTTGAAATATGACCCGACTTATCTTTCGGTACAGTCAGCTAATGATGAGGGAAATTTAAACACCCTATTGATCCCGTTGACTTTTGACAATGGTGTAGGAACCGTGGATTATGCAGCAGGTGTATTGGGCGGAGAAGTGTCGGGTGATATATTGTTATTTACCTTGACCTTTGAAGCTGTTGCACCGATCTCATCACCTGGAACATTATTGACCTTCAATGACAGATCTGTAACCCTGAAAAATGACATTGCAATTAATGGTATTTCAATCCTTGAGCAGACTATAGGGAGCAGTGTGGTTATTAACAATACAGCGGAGCTGAACCTACAATTGAACTTGCAGGGCAGGGGAGAAAATAGTACACCATCTCAAATGGCAGTCCCTGTAAATGTAAAACTCTATAACGAAAATGATAACTCATTGGCGTATGAGTTCAGCAATGTTGTGGCAGATGGAACAGGAATGGTTTCGGTAAATGGCATTTCTCCAGGCGGTTATATGATGACGGTTAAAAACCACCATACTTTGCAGCAAGCACAGTCTGTTATGCTGAATACAGGAGCCAATAATGTTACTTCCGAAATGTTGAGAGAAGGTGATGCCAACAATGACAATATGGTTTCAATACTAGACTTCTCTATTCTGGCGGCTGCTTTTAGTACAGAGTTAGGAGACCTCGGTTTCAATGGGAATACGGACTTCAATGAAGATGATCAGATTACGCTTCCAGACTTTTCATTGTTGGCATTGAACTTTAGTGAGGTAGGGGAAAGTGCCTTGAGCAGTGGTGCAAGAATCAGTGAGAAGCCTTCCTATAGGGATATTCAGAAGGCAGTTACAGCAAGGTTGGTGCCTGCTCCTATCGAGGGCTTCAAAAACAGGTTTAAAGCTATTGTCACGTTGGAAACAGGCGAGTTGCCTATAGATGCGGCAGCACTTCACCTGAAATATAATACTGAGCAAATTCAGGTACTGGATGTCAAATACCTTGATGTGTTTGAAATGGATTTGGTGGAGAAGGTAGATAATGTCAAAGGAGAGATCACTTATGCGGCAGGGACATTAGAAGAAAGGCCGTCAGGTATTATAGAGGTGATGGAGATTGTTTATACATCCAACTTGCCTATACATGCACATCAGTTTCAGTTTGGTAAAACGTTTCCTGTAGCTACAGATGTAACCTATGCAGGATATTCTGTCTTGAATAAAGCAGTCATTGGCGCTGAAAATGGGTTTGTGAATGGTTTAACAGTTTACCCGAATCCATCTAGTAGTGAGGTCAATATTGTAATAGGAACTCATCAAAAAGAGTCCCAACTCAAAATCTATGACAGGACAGGAAAGTTGGTGGCAACTTATGATGTAGCTGCGGATCAAACCCAGATACAAGTGGTAAAAGGTAGGGAAAACCTGATCGAAGGACTTTATCTCGCTGTCTTTAGAGAAGGAGATAAGTTTGTGTCCAAACAGTTTGTAATCCAATAAATAAGTTAACCTTATAATAGTAGTGCCTCTTTCCTAACTATTTGGAAAGAGGCGCTTTTTGTTTAGTTGTAATTTTCAGGATTGTCTTCAAATACTCGCAAGAAGTACCTGCCTTTTAGCTTGTCATAATATCCTAGAATATAATCATTACCTTGCTTTACCAATGTCTTGGCAATAACTTCATCTTTCCAGTTTAAAGTATAAAACTCAATCCTCTCCAATACATTTGGCGTTGTGAATTTTGGGATATATTCTCCTGTTTGCTTATCAAATAACGATTTTATATAGTTGCTTTCTATATTTTTATTAGCTGTAATAAGCGCTATTGGATTAATATAAACACTTACACCTACAGATGGAGTTAATATACCAGCAGTGATAGG is a window from the Limibacter armeniacum genome containing:
- a CDS encoding T9SS type A sorting domain-containing protein produces the protein MKFITQQYMSALTVILLMLFSGVAVAQDVTFALQASDNNVKPGESFTVSLNTSAGNGQGYNAAALEVNFDNTYLQVTDIVCAMPVVLSSTEVGEANTSGSVVCEGGNLDGDISATTNGLLVITFTALAEVPSTAVTIGESSEMLFGTAESLNVIAQNTAVTIEIPVWEIEASAGTNGSISPSGTVQVTDGEDQSFSITPADGYKIATLLVDDNTVSITANYTFSNVTANHTISVTFEEIPPQTYNILASVQGLGSITPNGNVSVVEGDDQEFTFVPDMGYELSDVLVDGASQGVITSYTFTNVTQGHTIVAVFTPTTSTSYTINASAGANGSITPSGAVQVPEGGDQEFVINPNGGFQVDQVLVNGVNQGPITSYTFTDVNENKTISATFKAIDQLEGATLSISPSDVEVFSGQTFTVNVFANSGAQPFNAAEVHLKYDPTYLSVQSANDEGNLNTLLIPLTFDNGVGTVDYAAGVLGGEVSGDILLFTLTFEAVAPISSPGTLLTFNDRSVTLKNDIAINGISILEQTIGSSVVINNTAELNLQLNLQGRGENSTPSQMAVPVNVKLYNENDNSLAYEFSNVVADGTGMVSVNGISPGGYMMTVKNHHTLQQAQSVMLNTGANNVTSEMLREGDANNDNMVSILDFSILAAAFSTELGDLGFNGNTDFNEDDQITLPDFSLLALNFSEVGESALSSGARISEKPSYRDIQKAVTARLVPAPIEGFKNRFKAIVTLETGELPIDAAALHLKYNTEQIQVLDVKYLDVFEMDLVEKVDNVKGEITYAAGTLEERPSGIIEVMEIVYTSNLPIHAHQFQFGKTFPVATDVTYAGYSVLNKAVIGAENGFVNGLTVYPNPSSSEVNIVIGTHQKESQLKIYDRTGKLVATYDVAADQTQIQVVKGRENLIEGLYLAVFREGDKFVSKQFVIQ